Proteins found in one Melospiza georgiana isolate bMelGeo1 chromosome 1, bMelGeo1.pri, whole genome shotgun sequence genomic segment:
- the UBE2W gene encoding ubiquitin-conjugating enzyme E2 W, whose product MASMQKRLQKELLAFQNDPPPGMTLDEKSVQNSITQWIVDMEGAPGTLYEGEKFQLLFKFSSRYPFDSPQVMFTGDNIPVHPHVYSNGHICLSILTEDWSPALSVQSVCLSIISMLSSCKEKRRPPDNSFYVRTCNKNPKKTKWWYHDDTC is encoded by the exons AAACGATTACAAAAAGAACTATTGGCATTTCAAAATGATCCACCTCCGGGAATGACTCTAGATGAAAAGAGTGTACAAAATTCAATTACGCA GTGGATTGTAGACATGGAaggtgctccaggaacactctatgaaggggaaaaatttcagcttttatttaagTTTAGTAGTCGGTATCCTTTTGATTCGCCTCAG gTCATGTTTACTGGAGACAATATCCCTGTTCATCCTCATGTTTATAGCAATGGTCATATCTGTTTATCCATTCTAACGGAAGACTGGTCTCCAGCCCTCTCAGTGCAATCTGTTTGTCTTAGCATTATTAGCATGCTTTCCAGCTGCAAAGAAAAG AGGCGACCTCCAGATAACTCATTTTATGTAAGAACATGTAACAAGAATCCAAAGAAAACGAAATGGTGGTATCATG